A region of Streptomyces sp. TG1A-60 DNA encodes the following proteins:
- a CDS encoding LacI family DNA-binding transcriptional regulator, translating into MVQIPKEPAPPSPLQRSVPTSADVARLAGVSRATVSYVLNNTSAVRISEPTRRRVHEAAKELGYVPHAAARSLRAGHSRLVLMPTPNVPVGPLYSQFINELQWALSRLDYTVVQHGGIGLRGDDAARAWAELRPVAVIVPGVGLGPQGVAVLKRSGAKAVVTLTPEPVEGAHALILDHAGVGHSAGRHLVERGHRRIGVVVPEEPGLGVFSQPRLAGVRRAVLGTDATVTELPLAYDEAAATRLAGRWRSLGLDAVFAYNDEYAMLVMRALQDEGIGIPGETAVVGADDLMIGRLLRPRLSTVHLELPSGRDLAELVDRAVRDPATVPTTHDVLGARIVHRESS; encoded by the coding sequence ATGGTGCAGATACCGAAAGAGCCCGCCCCGCCCTCGCCGCTGCAACGATCCGTGCCCACGAGCGCCGATGTGGCCCGACTCGCGGGTGTCTCCCGCGCGACCGTCAGCTACGTCCTGAACAACACCAGCGCCGTCCGCATCAGCGAGCCCACCCGTCGCCGGGTCCACGAGGCCGCCAAGGAACTCGGCTATGTGCCCCACGCGGCGGCCCGAAGTCTGCGCGCCGGACACAGCCGCCTGGTCCTGATGCCCACGCCGAACGTGCCCGTCGGCCCGCTCTACAGCCAGTTCATCAACGAGCTCCAGTGGGCCCTCAGCCGGCTCGACTACACCGTCGTACAGCACGGCGGCATCGGCCTGCGCGGCGACGACGCCGCCCGCGCCTGGGCCGAGCTGCGCCCGGTCGCGGTGATCGTGCCCGGCGTCGGCCTCGGCCCGCAGGGCGTGGCCGTCCTCAAGCGCTCCGGCGCCAAGGCCGTCGTCACCCTCACTCCCGAACCCGTCGAGGGCGCCCACGCGCTGATCCTGGACCACGCGGGCGTCGGCCACAGCGCCGGCCGGCATCTGGTCGAACGCGGTCACCGCCGGATCGGCGTCGTCGTGCCCGAGGAACCCGGCCTCGGGGTCTTCTCCCAGCCCCGGCTGGCCGGCGTACGCCGCGCGGTGCTCGGCACGGACGCGACGGTCACCGAACTCCCGCTCGCGTACGACGAGGCAGCCGCTACCCGGCTCGCCGGACGCTGGCGCTCACTCGGTCTGGACGCCGTGTTCGCGTACAACGACGAGTACGCCATGCTGGTGATGCGCGCCCTGCAGGACGAGGGCATCGGCATCCCCGGGGAGACGGCCGTGGTCGGGGCCGACGACCTGATGATCGGCCGGTTGCTGAGGCCCCGCCTCAGCACCGTCCACCTGGAGCTGCCGTCCGGACGCGACCTCGCCGAACTGGTCGACCGCGCGGTGCGTGACCCCGCCACGGTCCCCACGACCCACGACGTCCTGGGCGCGCGGATAGTCCACCGCGAATCGAGCTGA
- a CDS encoding amidase, whose product MSADRAPGLVECARALAAGEVTSRVLVERTLARIEASQGTVNAFRRVRAEAALAEAEAADEELAAGGRRPLLGVPVAVKDDMDVAGEPTAFGCRGEFPSLPEDGEAVRRLRAAGAIVVGKTNTCELGQWPFTEGPAFGATRNPWHPDHTPGGSSGGSAAAVAAGLVPAALGSDGAGSVRIPASWTHLVGIKPQRGRISTWPHAESFQGITVNGTLARTVADAALLLDAASGNHEGDLHRPAAVNALEAVGRDPGRLRVALSLKPPFTALPARLDPRVRGRVRAVAERLAALGHVVEEAEPRYGRIGLAFVPRATAGIAEWAGAVTRQDLLDPRTRDAARLGRLLGGAPLRLARRAEATLHQRIGVLFQSYDVLLAPTTATPPPRVGSMIDLGGLGTDRAMIAACPYAWPWNVLGWPGVNVPAGFVDDGLPVGAQLLGPANSEPLLLSLAAQLEADQRWHELWPPRRAAADSPAV is encoded by the coding sequence ATGAGTGCCGACCGTGCCCCGGGTCTGGTGGAGTGCGCGCGTGCGCTGGCCGCCGGGGAGGTGACGTCGCGGGTGCTCGTGGAGCGGACGCTCGCCCGGATCGAGGCGAGTCAGGGGACGGTCAACGCGTTCCGGCGGGTACGGGCCGAGGCGGCGCTGGCGGAGGCCGAGGCCGCGGACGAGGAACTGGCGGCGGGCGGGCGACGGCCGTTGCTCGGGGTGCCGGTGGCGGTGAAGGACGACATGGACGTGGCGGGCGAGCCGACCGCGTTCGGCTGCCGGGGGGAGTTCCCGTCGCTGCCGGAGGACGGTGAGGCGGTGCGGCGGCTGCGCGCGGCCGGGGCGATCGTCGTCGGCAAGACCAACACCTGCGAGCTGGGGCAGTGGCCGTTCACCGAGGGGCCGGCCTTCGGGGCCACCCGCAACCCCTGGCACCCGGACCACACCCCGGGCGGTTCCTCCGGCGGTTCGGCGGCGGCCGTGGCGGCGGGCCTCGTGCCGGCCGCGCTGGGCTCGGACGGCGCCGGCTCGGTCCGTATCCCCGCTTCCTGGACGCATCTCGTGGGGATCAAACCGCAGCGCGGCCGAATCTCGACCTGGCCGCACGCGGAGTCCTTCCAGGGCATCACCGTCAACGGCACCCTCGCCCGTACGGTCGCCGACGCCGCCCTGCTCCTGGACGCGGCGAGCGGCAACCACGAGGGCGACCTGCACCGGCCCGCCGCCGTCAACGCCTTGGAGGCGGTGGGCCGCGATCCCGGACGGCTCAGAGTCGCCCTGTCCCTGAAGCCCCCGTTCACGGCGCTCCCCGCGCGGCTCGACCCCCGGGTGCGGGGCCGGGTCCGCGCGGTGGCGGAGCGACTGGCCGCGCTCGGGCACGTGGTGGAGGAGGCGGAGCCCCGGTACGGACGGATCGGGCTGGCGTTCGTCCCGCGCGCCACCGCCGGGATCGCCGAGTGGGCCGGCGCGGTCACCCGGCAGGACCTCCTCGACCCGCGCACACGCGACGCCGCCCGCCTCGGCCGGCTGCTCGGCGGGGCGCCCCTGCGACTGGCCCGCCGCGCGGAGGCCACGCTCCACCAGCGGATCGGCGTCCTCTTCCAGTCGTACGACGTGCTGTTGGCGCCCACCACCGCCACTCCCCCGCCGCGCGTCGGCTCCATGATCGACCTGGGCGGACTCGGCACCGACCGCGCGATGATCGCGGCCTGCCCGTACGCGTGGCCGTGGAACGTCCTGGGCTGGCCCGGCGTGAACGTACCGGCGGGCTTCGTGGACGACGGGCTGCCCGTGGGGGCGCAACTGCTCGGTCCGGCGAACAGCGAGCCTCTGCTGCTGTCGCTGGCCGCGCAGTTGGAGGCGGACCAGCGCTGGCACGAACTGTGGCCGCCACGGCGGGCCGCCGCGGATTCGCCCGCGGTGTGA
- a CDS encoding type II toxin-antitoxin system PemK/MazF family toxin, producing MTSFADQGIPGRCGPFATVEAEPREVGRVRTEYSPAHDGDPDPGEIVWTWVPFEENDGRGKDRPVLVVAREAGGTFLAVQLTSKRRDGDREWVPIGSGPWDRSGRDSWVDVDRVLRLHEAGMRREACALDRMRFNSVVRRLRERYGWR from the coding sequence GTGACTTCTTTCGCCGATCAAGGGATTCCCGGCCGCTGCGGACCCTTCGCCACCGTCGAGGCCGAGCCCCGTGAGGTGGGGCGGGTCCGCACGGAGTACTCGCCCGCGCACGACGGGGACCCCGATCCCGGGGAGATCGTCTGGACGTGGGTGCCGTTCGAGGAGAACGACGGGCGGGGGAAGGACCGGCCCGTGCTGGTGGTGGCCCGGGAGGCCGGGGGGACGTTCCTCGCCGTGCAGTTGACCAGCAAGCGGCGGGACGGGGACCGCGAGTGGGTGCCGATCGGGAGTGGGCCGTGGGACCGGTCGGGGCGGGACTCGTGGGTGGATGTGGACCGGGTGTTGCGGCTGCATGAGGCGGGGATGCGGCGGGAGGCCTGCGCGTTGGACCGGATGCGGTTCAACTCCGTGGTGCGCCGGTTGCGGGAACGGTACGGGTGGCGTTGA
- a CDS encoding TIGR02452 family protein, with protein sequence MSARLRGIAHETERIVAAGRYRAPAGHDVSIAAEVEAARAGTRLYGPEPVETPRVGPVKSIIEVTGESSLEAAHRLTGTDAPVAVLDFASARNPGGGYLNGAQAQEEALCRASALHVCVREARGFYDHHRAHRDPFYTDRVIHSPAVPVFRDDRGTLLDTPYTVGFLTAAAPNASVVLRTVPELAPELPRALAVRAERVLETAVANGYRRLVLGAWGCGVFGNDPTQVAAAFRALLTAGGRFEGHFEHVVFGVLDRTRGAVVLSAFEQELSRRP encoded by the coding sequence ATGAGCGCCCGCCTGCGGGGGATCGCACACGAGACCGAGCGGATCGTCGCGGCCGGGCGCTACCGCGCACCCGCCGGCCATGACGTGTCCATCGCGGCCGAGGTCGAGGCCGCCCGTGCCGGGACGCGGCTGTACGGCCCCGAGCCGGTGGAGACACCGCGGGTCGGCCCAGTGAAGTCGATCATCGAGGTCACCGGCGAGAGCAGCCTGGAGGCCGCCCACCGCCTGACGGGCACCGACGCCCCGGTCGCCGTCCTCGACTTCGCCTCAGCCCGCAACCCCGGCGGCGGCTACCTCAACGGCGCCCAGGCCCAGGAGGAAGCCCTCTGCCGGGCCTCCGCCCTCCATGTCTGCGTCCGTGAAGCCCGCGGCTTCTACGACCACCACCGCGCCCACCGCGACCCGTTCTACACGGACCGTGTCATCCACTCGCCGGCCGTCCCCGTCTTCCGCGACGACCGCGGCACCCTCCTCGACACCCCCTACACCGTCGGCTTCCTGACCGCCGCCGCCCCCAACGCGTCGGTCGTTCTGCGTACGGTGCCGGAGCTCGCCCCCGAACTGCCACGAGCCCTGGCGGTGCGCGCGGAGCGCGTACTGGAGACCGCCGTGGCCAACGGCTACCGCCGCCTGGTCCTCGGCGCCTGGGGCTGCGGAGTCTTCGGCAACGACCCGACCCAGGTGGCAGCCGCGTTCCGCGCCCTCCTCACGGCCGGCGGGAGGTTCGAGGGCCACTTCGAGCACGTGGTGTTCGGGGTGCTGGACCGTACGAGGGGAGCGGTGGTGCTCAGTGCCTTCGAGCAAGAGCTGAGCAGGCGCCCTTGA
- the egtA gene encoding ergothioneine biosynthesis glutamate--cysteine ligase EgtA, which produces MSDALSGCTEQRSGVTEAEVEALVRGICFKTGPPRTLGVELEWHVHELRDPRLPATPARLEAAYAALRTLPLTSPLTVEPGGQLELSSAPAASLMECVGSVSADLDAVRATLREAGLGISGFGHEPWNPPTRYLHAPRYDAMEACLDRFGPEGRSMMCSSASVQVCLDAGFEEPGSLGHARRWWLAHQLGAVLVAAFAHSPLARGRVTGWRSTRQALWAAMDPGRTDAPELGGDPRGAWARLVLDAPVMCVRADEGSWGVPDGMTFREWTRSATPPSRADLDYHLTTLFPPVRPRGHLELRMIDAQPGEDGWIVPLAVTAALFEDPEAAETACRTVKPLAERAGSQPPPRNPLWVAAARDALADPELREAAAVCFAAAAEALPRLGASPEVRDAVAAFTDRYVARGRCPADDLLDQVHRKDIPA; this is translated from the coding sequence ATGTCAGATGCTCTGAGTGGCTGTACGGAGCAACGCTCCGGCGTCACCGAGGCGGAGGTGGAGGCCCTGGTACGGGGCATCTGCTTCAAGACCGGCCCACCCCGCACCCTCGGGGTCGAACTGGAATGGCACGTCCACGAGCTGCGCGATCCGCGGCTCCCGGCAACACCCGCACGACTCGAAGCGGCCTACGCCGCGCTGCGGACCCTGCCACTGACCTCGCCGCTGACCGTCGAGCCCGGCGGCCAGCTGGAGCTCAGCTCGGCGCCGGCCGCCTCCCTGATGGAGTGCGTCGGGTCCGTCTCGGCCGATCTCGACGCCGTACGCGCCACGCTGCGCGAGGCGGGCCTCGGCATCAGCGGCTTCGGCCACGAACCCTGGAACCCGCCGACCCGCTACCTCCACGCGCCCCGGTACGACGCGATGGAGGCCTGCCTCGACCGCTTCGGCCCCGAGGGGCGCTCCATGATGTGCTCGTCCGCCTCGGTCCAGGTGTGTCTCGACGCCGGGTTCGAGGAGCCGGGCTCCCTCGGGCACGCGCGGCGCTGGTGGCTGGCGCACCAGCTCGGCGCGGTGCTGGTGGCCGCGTTCGCGCACTCCCCGCTGGCGCGGGGCCGGGTCACCGGCTGGCGTTCGACGCGGCAGGCGCTGTGGGCGGCGATGGACCCGGGCCGTACGGACGCCCCGGAGCTTGGCGGCGACCCGCGCGGGGCGTGGGCGCGGCTGGTGCTGGACGCGCCGGTGATGTGCGTCCGGGCGGACGAGGGCTCCTGGGGTGTCCCGGACGGGATGACGTTCCGGGAGTGGACGAGATCGGCCACCCCGCCGAGCCGCGCCGACCTCGACTACCACCTGACGACGCTGTTCCCTCCGGTGCGTCCGCGCGGCCACCTGGAGCTGCGCATGATCGACGCCCAGCCGGGTGAGGACGGGTGGATCGTGCCGCTCGCCGTGACGGCGGCACTGTTCGAGGACCCGGAAGCCGCCGAGACCGCCTGCCGGACCGTCAAACCCCTCGCGGAGCGGGCGGGATCGCAGCCGCCGCCGCGCAATCCCCTGTGGGTCGCCGCCGCCCGGGACGCTCTGGCCGATCCCGAGCTGCGGGAGGCGGCGGCCGTCTGCTTCGCCGCGGCGGCCGAGGCGCTGCCCCGGCTCGGCGCGAGCCCCGAGGTGCGGGACGCCGTCGCGGCGTTCACCGACCGCTATGTCGCCCGGGGCCGCTGCCCCGCCGACGATCTGCTCGATCAGGTGCACAGGAAGGACATCCCCGCATGA